taacatattttatcactcatataacttgataataagtataaggactggtctaagcttgtttgatccgactattttctgttttgacccggttcggaaccgaaagtcgcaaaactttgacttttgctttgacttcagttctgacccgttttcgtagagtttagaaatgccttaggacttccttaggaccaggttacatgatggtatgaccctctgtgactggtttgttgtttgtccaagtcttttgcacatttccgttatatgcttaaaagttaaccataatgcccttttgaccttaaaacgagaatttttgatatgtgaaagaacaataaccttagttactgatttctaaacatgtccctaaaatttcatgtcaattcgaggtctagaataggagttatgctaaatagcgcaattaagaaaacttttggtaattaaacggcgcacttagcataaagcctatctaaacccaaatttcgacaccaaaccttttacacactgatgtaatataatatttttgggatttttaaagatttttaattatttttaacatgctcgtaacctaaggttatgaccttgattcggtaaataccgaatatacgcttttcggacataaaacgagttctacatagtatattgacgccaatccaattgctactgattttaagtaataaataaagtattttgaactatataacctgatcagaaaactcagatttcctgtataacccggaaatcgcttgaaacgactttatacgcgtattaaacgcatagtttgggtttaaaaccatttttgtcataaAGACTTATTACCTCCTAATGCGACTTGTTAAaataagtggttttactgatttCTTCAGACCCGAATATCAGaagtataaataatctcttttataatctttaaaatgaccaaaatacccctacggggcgtattatgggattaaactcgttatgggcataatcgaaggtatcctactgatatcacaacatatttagagcatattgacttaggaaacctgtataggactcttacggttacccgttacgccatttacgcgttcggttcggtttatgtaactagtttacataaattaactgaaacgggtcaaaccttgtcgtttttatctcaaattccagaatgtggttggattacccatattatacaagtcttcaaacttgtcgggcctaaatcacattctattccggtcttcgcttattcgtgtgttcgaaccgtatctttcgataaaactaaccggtctaagtttaggcttaattaaagacccgttaggattctaataggttattataaaccttcgttccagaataggagacccggtaaaagctacttgcaattgctgtttgtgaattatactttgcaaaggtaaatacttttaacttatttacctatacgggcttggggtacagtatataaaataccgcttggtccagcattgaatctttaatcaaatagaggttaaatcattgatatgctttgttttaaaatgttttgtttgcttaaagcctttggggggttaatgaccatgtcccggatatccctggcatcatcttacgagatggccacgacctgagcacggggtgtaggcgtacgcCCGTCAGTGCACAAACGAATacataaataatgtggtgtgtctattgatctttaacccggactacggtacgggctactgaacgcataagaaacatgtaattcgtttacaagtattatattaaaataattatcctaatttataaaagtttgtgccacgtgcattcaaatcaattttattaaacctttttcaaaagtgtcggttgaatgtatttactagtgtaaactgacgtattttcccaaaaaggttaagtgcaggtactaagcgaactaggctggctttctcctagcatccacaataagtctcgcaagcttggatgtcaactgTTGAACATTATTTTCCTATTTACCTTTGATCCCCTATGGATTatttttcaactgtttgtgatacatgatattacaataacattcggttgaaatatatctatcttttgcttccgctgtgcatttaaatattgtgttgtttgactgtaatgttaccaactacgtcacgatagtcccccaccgggcccaccggtgaaacgtgtgaaaatcggggtgtgacagaaaagcagtaaataaatatatacagagatgcagaaactgaaagcattaaataaatatttacagacattctttttgcgagtttcgagggtaagagaatcatatcagtgtacggtcatgccaaaatgctcttgttgttcaattagttaatattaagataagcatcctataacgattatcgatattgttgtccacttaagttCAACTTATCAGAAGTACTCGCgattagaggatacgttaaggtatgatttataatTACTGACCGGtcttcatccactcacgacacattcccatatcaaggtatgcacgagagttcatcttactggtgagtatatcatttatcatttgttttcaacgtatatgatgtgagatactcacttatttttggGATGAatacaagtcctatgtgataaaatcacttattgttgaggaacttgatattcgatgtatgagggcacaggagcaagtcgtGAACAGGTGATGTAGAGCGTGAAGCGATAACAAAGAACAAACATGTTGATTCTGCGAATACCCGTGTAGGTCTTTTcccaaccccaaaattcaacccaaagggcacggaatttgaagtgaaaaattcagtagtttcaaaattcaagtctgattcTTCACATTACTAGAGGAACTTATAAATAGAAAccgaaattcgaaatgggcctaaaaaagacaacggtccaaacacaagcccaaaaacaaaatgcccaaaacacttaaaaaaacgtaaataactaatagaaataagaGTTTTTTTGGCCCGGATGATGACCCAAGGcggtttgcagcaagatggagctcgttctcacgttcgtttcgcctggtcgcacgcccaaaacggacccccatagcccaagttagagccattttagtgaagcccctatTGTTACGCGGTCTTGGTTCTCCAAATACGAGATAGCCCGCTCCTCCACACATGGGCCCGCATCATTCCCCCTGGATAGACAAAATTCGCCCTCGAATTACCAGCaggttcatcatcagaagaatcaccATAATAAGGCAACAGATGCTTCACATTAAACACATCAGAACAACGAATGTGACTTGGCAGCTTCAGACGATACGCATTCGGATTGATCTTCTCCACGATTTCAACTGGGCCAATCTTCTTGGCTGACAACTTGTTGTATTCCCCAACTGTAAAACCGATCTTTAGTCAAAACAGCCCAAACAAAATCACCTTCCTCGAACTCAACATGCCTACGCTCCTGATCGGCAGCTTGCTTATACTTCAGATTAGCTCGGGTCAAATGATCATACACAACATTATGAACTTCATGTAAACCATCCACAAAATCTTGAACTTTCTTTGGAACAGATCCAAAAACAGGAAGAGACATCAAATCAAGTGGTCCTCGAGGCTGAGATGAGTAAACTATCTGAAATAGGCTATATCTGGTGCTCCGATTAACAACATGATTATGAGCGAATTCAGCTTGGCACAACTTTTGATCCCATGCCTTCACATGATCACCAACTAAACACCTCAACAAATTCCCAAGTGACCGGTTAACAActtcagtttggccatcagtttgtgggtgataagcacaACTGAAGTTGAGCTAGTATTTACCATCTTCCACAAGCTACGCCAAAAATGACTCAGAAATCGGGTATCCCAATCAGACACACTAGAAGAAGGTAGCCCATGCAAACGGTACACGTCCCGAAAAAAGAGTTGGGCCACATTAACAGCATCAGTCGTCTTCTTGCAGGGAATAAAATGGACCATCTTAGAAAACCGATCCACAACAACAAAGATAGAATCATTACCCCTCTGAGTACGAGGTAACCCCAACACGAAATCCATACTAATATCAACCCATGGTTGCGAGGGGACTGGCAAAGGCATATAGAGACCCGCATTGGTAGCCGTACCCTTTGAAACCTGACAAATACGGCACCTCTTCACATAACGATCCACCTCTTTcctcatagtaggccaataataAGAAGCTTGCACTAGCTGTAAAGTACAATCACGACCAACGTGCCCCTCACCATGTAACTCCTTAATAATCTGCAAGCGAAGACTGGAGTCGGGAATACATAGTTGATTCCCCTTGAACAGAAAACCATCATGCAAAAGAAAGTCTGACTTTTTCCCAGTTTCCACATCCTACAAAATAACTGAGAAATAAGGGTCAGTGGTTAACTACTCACGAATAACCTCCAGACCCATCACATCAACCTTCATGGATACAAGCAGATTACTCCTCCTGCTTAGGGCATCAGCAACCCTATTTGATACACCAGTCTTGTGTTTGACCACAAAAGTAAACTTTTCAAGAAAGGCCAACCATCGCCCATGTTTATGAGATACCTTGTCTTGAGTATGAATGTGCCTTAGGGAATCATGATCAGTGAATAAGACAAACCCCTTTTGAAACAAGTAATGGCGCCAGTGCTTTACAGCTTGGACCACTGCATAAAACTCTAGATCATAAGTATTGTACCTCAACTTAGGCCCAGTTAATTTCTCACTAAAATAAGCAACAGGTCGACCACCCTGACTAAGAACCCCACCAATTCTAACCTTTGAGGCATCAGTATGAAGTTCAAAAACTTGAGAAAAATCAGGCAATACCAGAATTGGTGCTGTAGTGAGCTTCTCTTTCATAACTTGAAAAGCCAACTCTGCCTCATCTGTCCATACAAACGTCTTCCCCTTCGTACAATTTGTCACTGGGACCATAATATAACTGAAGTGTGGAATAAACCGTTTGTAAAAAGAAGCAAGCCCATGGAAACTACGAACTTCAGTAATGGTAGTAGGAGTTGGCCAATTTTGAACAGCCGCCACCTTGGATTCATCAACCTGTATCCCATCACCAGAAATAACATACCCCAAGAATAACACTTTAGGGGGCATGAACACACACTTCTTGGTGTCTGCATAAAAACGGTCCATGCAAAGTAAGGCCAACACCTGCCTCACATGCACAACATGGTCGCTTAAAGAAGCActataaatgagaatgtcatcaaaATACACAACCACGAACTTCCCAATAAAAGTCTAAGCAACTGATTCATCACACGCATAAAAGTACTTGGTGCGTTTGATAAACCAAATGGCATCACCAACCACTCATACAACCCTTCACGAGTCTTGAAGGCAGTTTTTTCACTCGTCACCCGGTCTAAGACGAATCTGGTAATACCCACTCTTCAAATCTAACTTCGTAAAAATAGTAGCACCACTAATCTGATCAAGTAAATCATCAAGTAGAGGAATAGGAAACCTGTACCTCACAGTAATCTTGTTGATTACTCGACTGTCAACACACATGCGCCAAGTACCATCTTTCTTTGGAGTCAATAAAGCCGGAACAGCACAAGGGCTCATACTTTCACGAACATGGCCCTTAGAAATCAATTCCTCAACCTGCCTTCGTAACTCTTCATGCTCACCAGGGCTCATCCTGTAATGTGGTCTATTGGGTAACTGTGACCCAGGCTCCAAATCAATATGATGTTAGATGTCACGCAAAGGTGGCAATCCACCGGGCAATTCATCAGGGAAGACATCAGAAAATTCTTCCAGCAAAGGAACCATAGCATCAGGAATTTCGACTTCCTCGGGCACTGTCTTCCctatcaaaataaaaacattgtctgCTTCCTCGAACTCATCTTGAAACTGACTAATGGTCAACAGAGTACCCGACTGTTTTGTGGCTAACTGCTTAGGCTTGCTAGGAACAAGATTTATCTTCACACCACCAAACAGAAAGCTATAAGTATTTGACCGCCCATTATGCGCTATATTACGCTCATATTCCCAAGGTCTACCCAATAATAAGTGACACGCGTCCATAGGGACCACATCACACACAACATCATCTTTATATGTGGACCCAATAGAAATAGAAACAAGGGCTCTTTTAGATACCGTCACTTCACCTCCCTTTTTAAGCCATTGAAGCTTATAAGGTTTGGGGTGACTTTGTGTCTTCAAAGCCAACTTCTGGACCGCCTCTTCAGATATCAAATTATCACAACTACCCGAATCAATAACAAACATGCATACCTTTCCCAAAATAGTACATGTTGAGTGGAAGATGTTATGCTTAAGCCAGTCATCCCCATCTGCCTTTGGTGTATAGCAAGAGCGTCTGACTACCAAGTTCACTCCAACATCACCGGTCACAACCTCTTCTTCATACTCAGTTTCTTTATCGTACACTGGGTTATTTTCATATTCTTCATACTGATCATCCTCAGATTCAGCAAACAAGTGTCTTTTACCAGCCTTCTTACACTCAGCTTGACGATGGCCTGTCTCACCACAATTGAAATATCTCAGGCCACTACTACTAGCCCCCTTAGAAGTAGACCCGGTATTGTTAATCCCCGACTTTTGCTGACTAGGCCTGCCACGAGGTACCCCACTGCCCGACCCAACGTTTCCTCCAGCAGGGGTAAATGAACCCCCCACCCAACGGTTTTGCTTCTCAAAGGCCAATGCCCGTTTGTGTGCCTCTGGAATGGTTAACGGGTCAAAAAGATTCACGGACTTCATGATTTGAACCTTCAGACCCCCAATATACCGAGAAACAAGTTGTTCCTCCGGTTCTTGAATATCATTCCTAGCAATCAACTGGTAAAACTCTGTGGTATAATCATCAACCGATTTAGCCCCCTATTTTAAATTTTGCAGACGTTGGTACATCAACCTTTGAAAATTATGAGGCAAAAAGTTGGACCGCAAGCACTTCTTCATCTTGGTCATGTCACGATCCTTGACTTTCCGAGCCTCCCGTGTTAACTTCAATTGTTGCCACCACGCAGAGGCCCTACCACGTAACCTGGTAGCGATCAAGGCCACCCGCTTGTTTTCAGGCACCTCTTTGTACTCAAACACCTCCTCCACGGTAGCCAACCAATCGATGAACCCCTCCGGATTCAAACTAGACCCATCAAATTCTGGAATATCAATCCTTATCATAGAATCCCAACGCCTGTTACCCCCTCCACGTTCACCCCTTGGTCGCCTTTCCTGTTCGTCTTCGGAAGTCGAACCATCACCAAATGGGTTACTAAAATCAGAACCATACCCGTCATTGGGTCTCTGCCTCCTACGATTGATCAAGTCGGCCATCCGGTCAGTCAACTGATCGACCACTTGATCCAACCGCTGATCCAATCTCGCCATAAGTCACTGCTCCAACTCTCGTTCATACACTTCATCGAGAGGCCTAGTGTTGTTTCTCCTTGGAggcattttgagccaggaattcggctctgataccaactgatgtagAGCGTGAAGCGATAACAAAGaacaaacacgttgattctgcgaATACCCGTGTAGGTCTTTTcccaaccccaaaattcaacccaaagggcacggaatttgaagtgaaaaattcagtagtttcaaaattcaagtctgattcTTCACATTACTAGAGGAACATATAAATAGAAAccgaaattcgaaatgggcctaaaaaagacaatggtccaaacacaagcccaaaaacaaaatgcccaaaacacttaaaaaacgtaaaaacgtaaataactaatagaaataagcgttttttggcccggacgatgacccataggcggtttgcagcaagatggagctcgttctcacgttcgttttgcctggtcgcacgcccaaaacggacccccgtagcccaagttaaagccattttagtgaagccccttatGTTACGCGGTATTGGGCCTCCAAATACGAGATAGCctgctcctccacacttgggccttCATCAACAGGTTAGTACTATCATACCGACAAAGAGACGAACATGACTCCCGGATAaactgtgatattttatcacttattgattgggacatgtgattgtttatcacttattgattgGGACATGTGATtatttatcacttattgaggtcaaatgcatcatgtattatatacatgtttgaatgatatttacacgtatgtatggtatcatggaagctCTAAGCTTGCGTCTCCGttgttttcggtaaaagaaacaaccatgatacccagatgataaacaacacaaagaccacatatctcagaacctcgacaatctatcaaacgaaatttcggtaccaagaacATATGCCAATGAGCGATTTCCACAtagtcttcagtcgatttaggtttatatcaccctacacactttaaaatgattgtgagcctaccgatacatcttatatagagctgcttatcgttttttttcattttaggtttaaagaggtttcgacagaccactgatgtgctatcacattatctttttctcgccaggaaactcattttttcttttctattgtttttgtgtttttgaaatttttcgatgtttttgtatttttaaatttttctaaacgtttttgtatttttcgtttttactccccctaaaatgaaaAAAGTACAAGAAATtaagaaaacacaaacaaatatttacaaaaatgattttccaatgttggattaactcatgttttacctcgatgccgtttaccaaaattaatttaatCTAAAATGATTTATcggattttggaaaaatcagttggcatgtCAGTAATCGGTGTGGACCaaaacaacattgacgagtttcacattgaaacaatcacgtgtgaggtgatatttgagaTCAACGTGTCTAGTCAAGGAGTGTTGTACAAGATGCTAGTAAATCGCAAaacagcttaaatatcgacaaagataggagagattagaaatttaaaaccataatcctgcaatttCTGTGTGCATTGCcaggaatctgagtgctctcccaaactgaatatccacccggtgtggatatCAAGGTCGATTTGGCAGCTACTTCAATGAACCGAGAATTCTCATTACAGCAACAAGATGATAAACCTTCGGGTCCGGCTGGTAAGTGGCAAATGGAGCATGTGGGAAAACTTGTACACATCATCATTGGACGGTCCATACATGATGTCTTCCACATGCTTTTACACCAGCAAAGGTCTTCGCCTTTCTCCTttagaagtagtgtgcggttgttcaatccactcCAAGGtatccgcacacccggttggtttgatcaacaaacacattttcttcattCACACCGTGGAGAAAAGTACACTACACATTCATCTTGTGGACTTTGAACTTCTTGTGGAAGAAAAATCCATGAATTTTCGAAAAGCTTCAGACGTGCTGCAGGCGCGTACATTTCATTGGAATCTTTCATGTGGACTCGATCAAAACCTTCAACAATCAAAATTTGGCACATTTTCAACTTGTCAAATTTttcaacttcattcaaccacattcaTTCACCATTATTCCTTCATCAAACATTTTTTGTCTTCTTTTCtcctctctccatcaaaggcaacaatattCTCCTTGGATATAACAATTtttcggagccttatgtcgccgatcttgtgcatggatgctccactatcaacaatcctaagactatcaatagttcctcctggaacatcctgcacactcactcagagactagttggagagggggacccaagccttcatagacttgggtcgtccgtaaTCATCGAGAATTGTGACATCCATTTCCTGATGATTCagaattgatgtagctccccctgaaacagtttctgattttggtttccaaatctggttttgtttttcatttttaacatctgatttaACAAACTGTGTTTGGACAACCTCTGGTTTAAaagccttttcaacttcttttctttgtttcattttctgtttcttttctcgttgtttaacaagacgagggtcctgtcttggtgaaacagatcttttacgGTAATAATTACCACGGGGGGCATCAACTTTTGCCTTTCCTTTCGTGAGATATGGACAGTTTCTGACATTGtgctgatgtgcacaaaatgcaacatataaattacatcaattgtggcataaaactaactcttttttagtactaatgttggaaaagtgtgtttttgtcttccttttgtattttcaggattaaatgagctcaaatgaacaaaagaaacaaaaaaggcagctaaatctaacataaatacaagaaaaggaacaaacgtggcatgcccgaccccccgacagcatcttcccaaagcaaaacaagagaacagaaggttgaacacgccccgtgctcagtgagcacgggggcgtgcccaagtgtctgcagaaaagacaaagttgtagaagcttctatcacccaccaacggggcgtgcccagcaaacacggggccatggtcaactataagattcatagaatctagggaaatcttcatagtatagatacgcttctgcacacggggtcgtgcccagcggacacaggggcgtggtcaactaatgcagacaaactgcatttaatgaagaaagagaaggaggatggacacgaggccgtgcccaatggacacggggccgtgcacgagctgctgttcaggctataaataggggtgcttggcccATTTGCAAACAATCCCtaggcacaccacctctctcacacttcacccacccaccaccatcatcacaacaccatcatccaccaccatcatccaccaccatcatccatcatccatcatagagtgtgtgagttgtctcgggatccaagattgatcgtaagagttcttggcaatcaaaggccatgtttgcctaagtctcttacatcacttggtgaagacaagtgtttagtgtaatactttttatttttaatcttttcgcactttttatttggttatgtattaatgactttaataactagtttcttatgttgaaggtgattcttccttatcgtttgttcgtggtgtcttggcattattttactgtctatataaaataaagattttcaccattcatatctccacggtctatatggagatatgttggctacctggtcgggggttaagggaacggtctggtaagagtcttgccttgttcagtgtatagatcctgcaaggacctgggtcaaatttagtaggacctccttcaatacccaccagtatcggatggcgggggtccaaactctttgatcccctcatatgtaagctactattaaaactttaacccggctaattaggactgtatccctgctgactcagactacttagccgagggtaacgtcaccttcaaaagagcggcctaccacattatgcattaataacttaattaattatctttcaataatccgaccctttagaattgtatccttgctgactcaaactactgggttgagggtaacgtcaccttcaaaagaggagcctactacaataactaagataatctcttaaaaagtgtaaaagtgcggaaataatcaaaggttacactacacacgagtcggatccaagtgattcatcttgtctatctgtttttatttttattttatttttcagcattttagttagttttatttttttagtttaaaaacgtttttctaacttttgatttgattagacgttgaggataaaccggtactaaaagtttaaaaacgtttttctaacttggacgacctcggtatcttacccacactatactacgcccacgatgggtgcacttgcccatatgtgtgtttattgttagtaaatatcgtgttttataaatttaaaacttggctaaaaagtgcaaaagggcttaaaatatacataaaaatatagcACACTatacacacatcaagtttttgtcgccgttgccggggacaaaAGGAGTTTatgaaagttaggaatcaacggcctaatcatttttttatttttctgttttttttaggatttttcagcttctgcagaactcagcaggggccgtgcccgctgaacacgccccgtgcccaatctttggaactggcaatcctgttttaagtcagacagtaagctgaacacggggccgtgcccactcaacacgccccgtgcccaagtttcagttactgaaaacagaaccgtaagatcccgacggttggtaatttctgacacaaacatgagtgatactgatattttttactttcggcactcttatggtacgtggtgttaaatatgtggtggctctcataaagaattagaatgttttTTTCTAAAGTAtaagccccattatatagaccgattgttttcctgtagccttaagaggggcgaaagtaaaaataattcctatctctccctcgaatgctctcaaccggaccttctaggagaaatgcttcttgatgaactatttcaattagaagatctaattcttaattggctaaaagaacttaggatggatttcATTAATTCATCCcaagacgatacccaagaagaattgttgggatcgcattcgaataaaaacaacttcATTGTTCCCGGACCATTAACTCTAGTGAAGACTTGGGCGATTGTCgtcctgtgtcgattgtgccgtgaaggactctccatcgacttcgttcggtgcatacgtagacctgagcgattcgccgtacaccttctttaacgagagcccgggaaagggttggacttgtccacctacatttagcataggaatcaccctctccgacaacctcttgcgtttttgtcttaatctagagcaattaaggtatcttaggcactttggggttgttccatccagtaaggaaccacccgatacagATAAGTTCCTTAAagaatagacaaacttcataaacagcctttcgacatggggccgtgcctaggtcaacacgcccctgtgtccaCCAAAGgattcctttctgactttttgtcaaaacacggacaaaatgtgtcagggtCCTGTCTGCACAcgaggtcgtgtccagccgacacggggccgtgtgcagcgtgctgtcgttttctataaatgcagccaagaatcctacACATTTGGACCattccagggacagagatttgagagGATCTTctcacataccatcctaggtattttcTAAAATAAGGTTCTAACAACCCTCTTGTcttttcctcttttatccataaccttcttcttcatctttcttacCTCAACACCTCCATTGAAGCTTGAGATcaccatgattccaagctttatggtgatatgaccatagtcacagttCCGTCGAGTGACACATACTGACCGAGTAGTTGTgcagatataaacattgtaatcgcccttaatactaTAATGTGTAAACAACTGATGTTTTACCAAAATGGAATGTACTTGCCAATATTGCTTGCTGATAAAAGtgttttaaaacacgtttcaggtaacacaatgtgaaagccaatagaagccagctggagagtactgaaggcttggaaaagtggctataaaagttacctaaataaaaatgagtttttgttttcaataaatagGGTTTATTCCTACAAATGTActgtcaaatgaacttgggttttaccccaatgatttattattataaaaagtctggtgtttaactctgataaaaatatttcctaactacggtgaTGACGTATTCTGCTGCCAAAATAATAATCACCGATACCACCGATCTGGATCTCGCGGCAaccgctcccggggtag
Above is a window of Helianthus annuus cultivar XRQ/B chromosome 14, HanXRQr2.0-SUNRISE, whole genome shotgun sequence DNA encoding:
- the LOC110907645 gene encoding uncharacterized protein LOC110907645, encoding MARLDQRLDQVVDQLTDRMADLINRRRQRPNDGYGSDFSNPFGDGSTSEDEQERRPRGERGGGNRRWDSMIRIDIPEFDGSSLNPEGFIDWLATVEEVFEYKEVPENKRVALIATRLRGRASAWWQQLKLTREARKVKDRDMTKMKKCLRSNFLPHNFQRLMYQQFYQLIARNDIQEPEEQLVSRYIGGLKVQIMKSVNLFDPLTIPEAHKRALAFEKQNRWVGGSFTPAGGNVGSGSGVPRGRPSQQKSGINNTGSTSKGASSSGLRYFNCGETGHRQAECKKAGKRHLFAESEDDQYEEYENNPVYDKETEYEEEVVTGDVGVNLVVRRSCYTPKADGDDWLKHNIFHSTCTILGKVCMFVIDSGSCDNLISEEAVQKLALKTQSHPKPYKLQWLKKGGEVTVSKRALVSISIGSTYKDDVVCDVVPMDACHLLLGRPWEYERNIAHNGRSNTYSFLFGGVKINLVPSKPKQLATKQSGTLLTISQFQDEFEEADNVFILIGKTVPEEVEIPDAMVPLLEEFSDVFPDELPGGLPPLRDI